In Cyprinus carpio isolate SPL01 chromosome A1, ASM1834038v1, whole genome shotgun sequence, the following proteins share a genomic window:
- the LOC109111470 gene encoding B-cell receptor CD22-like, whose product MGKSWPNGVSSAGWAVSYRHSHICALKNSSVTMSCTYTYPTGYKIMKVFWTKNPVKGEESPDLSEDPEYSQRLQYLGDKQQNCTIRLSHVTQKDEHKYCFRFITDKPDGKWIGYPGVNLTVTDLQVEAPERVTEGHNVSLTCKSSCTLTDRATFIWYRNSQPLTERRDRNNQLLLQSVRREDAGRYSCALHGHSYISPAAHLNVTYPPKGAFVAVSPSGVIVEGDSVTLSCSSDSNPPAEISWFKGGTFVGSGRIYNISKISSDHSEQYKCRSINKHGEKDSDAVTLNVVYPPRNVSVSITGSGVIVEGDSVTLSCSSDSNPPALIFSWFKENQSSAVGSGQSFSALQSGRFYCEAHNQHGSQRSDAVTVIVKGRLVILYISAGVVCGAAVIITILLIW is encoded by the exons atggggaagtcgtggcctaatg GGGTTTCTAGTGCTGGTTGGGCTGTGAGTTACAGACATTCACACATCTGTGCACTAAAGAACTCATCAGTGACAATGAGCTGCACTTATACATACCCTACTGGATATAAGATCATGAAAGTGTTCTGGACCAAAAACCCTGTAAAGGGTGAAGAGTCTCCAGATCTGTCTGAGGATCCTGAATACAGTCAGAGGCTTCAGTATCTGGGAGACAAACAGCAGAACTGCACCATcagactgagtcatgtgacacagaaggatGAACACAAGTACTGTTtcagattcatcactgataaacCTGATGGCAAATGGATTGGTTATCCGGGAGTGAATCTTACTGTCACAG atcttcaggtggaggctcctgagagagtgacagagggtcataatgtcagtctgacatgtaaaagcagctgcactctgactgacagagcaacattcatctggtacagaaactcacagccattaactgagagaagagacagaaacaatcaactcctgctgcagtcagtcagaagagaggATGCAGGCAGATACAGCTGTGCTCTACATGGACACAGTTACATCTCTCCTGCTGCTCATCTCAATGTCACCT ATCCTCCAAAGGGGGCTTTTGTAGCAGTGAGTCCATctggtgtaatagtggagggagattcagtgactctgagctgcagcagtgattcaaaccctcctgcagaaatcagctggtttaaaggaggaacgtttgtaggatctggaagaatctacaacatctcaaagatcagctctgatcacagtgaaCAATACAAGTGCAGATCCATCAATAAACATGGAGAGAAAGACTCTGATGCTGTAACTTTAAATGTTGTGT atCCTCCCAGGAATGTCTCAGTGTCTATAACTGGATctggtgtaatagtggagggagattcagtgactctgagctgcagcagtgattcaaaccctcctgctctgatcttcagctggtttaaggagaatcaaagctcagctgttggatctggacagagtttcAGTGCACTACAGAGTGGACGCTTCTACTGTGAGGCTCACAATCAACATGGATCTCAGAGATCAGACGCTGTTACTGTCATTGTTAAAG GTCGTCTGGTGATTTTGTACATATCTGCTGGAGTGGTTTGTGGAGCTGCAGTTATCATAACGATATTGCTGATTTggtaa